A single region of the Streptococcus sanguinis genome encodes:
- a CDS encoding GNAT family N-acetyltransferase, protein MIHIERAGAEDLETIIAIQRASFKAVYEKYQDQYDPYLEERERIRWKLVERPNSFYYFVKDDEKILGFIRLNTNDEQTAGWIGTVAILPEHQNKGYGSEGLGLIEEAFSTITQWDLCTVFQDKGMVAFYEKNGYRQTHTEPEKEGMDMVYMTKTMN, encoded by the coding sequence ATGATTCATATTGAGCGGGCGGGAGCTGAGGATTTAGAGACCATTATTGCCATTCAGCGAGCGAGTTTTAAGGCCGTTTATGAGAAATATCAGGATCAATACGACCCCTATCTGGAGGAGCGAGAGCGGATTCGCTGGAAGCTGGTTGAGCGACCCAATAGTTTTTATTATTTTGTCAAAGACGACGAGAAGATTCTGGGCTTTATTCGATTGAATACAAATGACGAACAGACAGCAGGCTGGATTGGGACAGTAGCGATTTTGCCAGAGCACCAGAATAAAGGATATGGTTCTGAGGGGCTTGGTCTGATTGAGGAGGCATTCTCCACCATTACGCAATGGGATTTGTGTACGGTTTTCCAGGATAAAGGTATGGTCGCTTTTTATGAGAAAAATGGATACCGTCAGACCCATACGGAGCCCGAAAAAGAGGGCATGGATATGGTCTATATGACGAAGACAATGAATTAA
- a CDS encoding NUDIX hydrolase gives MTDEEGLDLLHKQMEFSGCKIALLRDDKLLTILRDDISTIPWPNMWELPGGGREGEETPFECVQREVFEELGLKLEETAIVWAKEYQGMLDPDETSIFMVGTITQEDFASIVFGDEGQAYQMMDVSQFLAAAKVIPQLQSRLRDYLEVQA, from the coding sequence ATGACAGATGAAGAAGGACTAGATTTGCTGCACAAACAGATGGAGTTTTCTGGCTGCAAGATTGCCTTGCTCCGTGATGATAAGCTACTGACTATCTTACGAGATGATATTTCAACCATTCCTTGGCCCAATATGTGGGAGCTGCCGGGCGGTGGCCGCGAGGGCGAGGAGACACCTTTTGAATGCGTCCAAAGAGAGGTTTTTGAAGAACTTGGTTTGAAGCTTGAAGAAACGGCTATTGTCTGGGCCAAGGAATATCAAGGAATGCTTGATCCAGACGAAACTTCTATTTTTATGGTGGGAACCATCACTCAGGAAGATTTTGCCAGTATCGTCTTTGGTGATGAGGGCCAGGCTTATCAGATGATGGATGTGAGCCAGTTTTTAGCAGCTGCCAAGGTTATTCCGCAGCTGCAGAGCAGGTTGAGAGATTATTTGGAGGTGCAAGCATGA
- a CDS encoding DUF3013 family protein, with product MAKYGFLEILDEEMGKSFPFDYEINWDKKNHAVELAFLLEVQNPGGIETVDAEGNVSAEDIYFEEAVLFYNPTKSRFEAENYLAALPYEPKKGLSLEFLAYFVDFLTQTAESGLDALMDFLADPEAAEFEMAWNAEAFENGRAELTETNFYPYPRY from the coding sequence ATGGCTAAGTACGGTTTTTTGGAGATATTGGACGAGGAAATGGGGAAGAGCTTTCCTTTTGACTATGAGATAAACTGGGACAAGAAGAATCACGCAGTCGAGCTTGCCTTTCTCCTTGAGGTTCAAAATCCAGGCGGTATTGAGACGGTTGATGCTGAGGGCAATGTCTCGGCTGAGGATATTTACTTTGAGGAAGCCGTACTTTTCTACAATCCGACCAAGTCTCGTTTTGAGGCAGAGAACTATCTGGCTGCCCTGCCCTATGAGCCGAAGAAGGGGCTGTCACTGGAGTTTCTGGCTTATTTCGTGGATTTCCTAACCCAAACGGCTGAGTCTGGTCTCGATGCACTCATGGACTTCTTAGCAGATCCAGAGGCGGCAGAGTTTGAGATGGCTTGGAATGCTGAGGCTTTTGAAAATGGCAGAGCTGAGTTGACTGAGACGAACTTTTATCCCTATCCGAGGTATTAG
- a CDS encoding replication-associated recombination protein A: MPENLALRLRPTDIDQIIGQQHLVGSGKIIRRMVEANRLSSMILYGPPGIGKTSIASAIAGTTKYAFRTFNATVDSKKRLQEIAEEAKFSGGLVLLLDEIHRLDKTKQDFLLPLLESGLVIMIGATTENPFFSVTPAIRSRVQIFELEPLSNDDIRTAIQLALTDKERGFDFPVELDKEALDFIAISTNGDLRSAYNSLDLAVLSTPEDDKGIRHITLDVMENSLQKSYITMDKDGDGHYDVLSALQKSIRGSDVNASLHYAARLVEAGDLPSLARRLTVIAYEDIGLANPDAQVHTVTALEAAQRIGFPEARILIANIVIDLALSPKSNSAYLAMDKALSDLRKNGNLPIPRHLRDGHYTGSKELGNAQDYLYPHSYPGNWVKQDYLPDKIKDANYFTPNENGKYERALGMTKDKIDDLKK, translated from the coding sequence ATGCCAGAAAACCTCGCCCTGCGCTTGCGGCCGACCGATATTGATCAGATTATCGGCCAGCAACATCTGGTCGGATCCGGGAAAATCATCCGTCGCATGGTTGAAGCCAACCGCCTGTCCTCGATGATTCTCTACGGGCCACCCGGCATTGGCAAAACCTCTATCGCCTCGGCTATCGCCGGCACAACTAAATATGCTTTCCGGACCTTTAATGCCACCGTAGATAGCAAGAAGCGCCTGCAAGAAATCGCCGAGGAAGCTAAATTTTCCGGCGGACTGGTGCTCCTACTTGACGAGATTCACCGTTTGGACAAGACCAAGCAAGACTTTCTTCTACCGCTATTAGAAAGCGGTCTAGTCATCATGATTGGAGCGACGACAGAAAATCCTTTCTTTTCTGTCACTCCTGCTATCCGAAGTCGGGTTCAGATATTTGAGCTAGAGCCCCTCAGCAACGACGACATCCGGACAGCCATTCAGCTAGCCTTGACGGATAAGGAGCGAGGATTTGATTTTCCAGTGGAGCTAGACAAAGAAGCTCTGGATTTCATTGCCATCTCTACCAACGGAGACCTGCGCTCTGCTTATAATTCACTGGATTTAGCCGTACTCTCTACCCCAGAAGATGACAAGGGCATCCGCCATATCACACTTGATGTCATGGAAAACAGCCTGCAAAAGAGCTATATCACCATGGATAAGGACGGGGACGGCCATTACGATGTCCTCTCTGCCCTACAGAAGTCCATCCGTGGCTCTGATGTCAATGCCAGCCTCCACTACGCAGCTCGCCTCGTTGAGGCAGGAGATCTCCCTAGCCTAGCTAGACGCTTGACCGTTATCGCTTACGAGGATATCGGCCTGGCAAATCCAGACGCCCAAGTCCATACCGTTACAGCTCTGGAAGCGGCGCAACGGATCGGTTTTCCTGAAGCCCGCATCCTTATTGCCAATATTGTCATCGATCTAGCTCTATCGCCCAAGTCCAACTCAGCCTATCTGGCCATGGACAAGGCCCTATCAGACCTAAGAAAGAATGGAAACCTGCCTATTCCCCGCCACTTACGAGACGGCCACTATACTGGCAGCAAGGAACTGGGCAACGCACAGGACTATCTCTACCCTCACTCCTATCCTGGCAATTGGGTCAAGCAGGACTATCTGCCCGACAAGATAAAAGATGCCAATTACTTCACGCCTAATGAGAATGGCAAATACGAGCGAGCCCTTGGGATGACTAAGGATAAGATTGACGACTTAAAAAAATGA
- a CDS encoding site-specific integrase, translating into MSISCSQRGKNKTWSYRVFDTKGKLLATASGFSTKKEAELEAMQIELKASNHLTVNSSASLYELWQEWLDVSVRPLDKSEATLSKHQRRGDLLLQMFGDLPATQIKFSQYQRELNKYAERVTKDTVRRLNAEVRKVIQFAQRDHLDITDFTEGAIITGKRASKAAHEKYISNIADYYKLLSELKGRMDYQRSVTPYLLFIEAKTGLRFGEAVGLTWDCIDWEDKTIHTYRRYDSVTYQWKPPKTETSVRHVPIDDETITVLKKLQYEQARTLFHHGIKNEKNFLFYDVVYGVPTNTGVNKYLRLVLKKQQIKPYNLTATGLRHTYASILLAKGVDIWVVATVLGHKDIKQVTETYGHLLKEKKDKEYNLIRSLLQVS; encoded by the coding sequence ATGTCAATTTCCTGTTCACAACGTGGAAAAAATAAAACTTGGTCATACCGTGTCTTTGACACCAAAGGGAAGTTACTTGCAACCGCAAGTGGCTTTTCTACTAAAAAAGAAGCTGAACTTGAGGCTATGCAAATAGAGCTAAAGGCTTCTAATCATCTAACCGTTAATTCATCTGCTTCACTCTATGAGCTGTGGCAAGAATGGCTTGATGTTAGTGTTCGTCCTTTAGATAAGAGTGAAGCGACCTTATCCAAACACCAGAGGCGCGGGGATTTGCTATTACAGATGTTTGGGGATTTACCTGCCACTCAGATAAAGTTCAGCCAGTATCAGCGTGAACTCAATAAATACGCTGAACGAGTGACCAAAGACACCGTAAGAAGACTGAATGCTGAAGTGCGGAAAGTTATCCAATTTGCCCAACGGGATCATTTGGATATAACGGACTTTACAGAGGGGGCTATTATCACTGGTAAGCGTGCTAGTAAAGCAGCACATGAAAAGTATATCAGTAATATAGCTGATTATTACAAACTTCTGTCTGAATTGAAAGGACGCATGGACTATCAGAGATCCGTGACACCGTACTTGCTCTTTATAGAGGCAAAAACAGGCTTGCGCTTTGGTGAAGCCGTTGGTCTGACTTGGGATTGCATTGACTGGGAAGACAAGACTATTCATACCTACAGACGTTATGACAGTGTCACTTATCAATGGAAACCACCCAAAACAGAAACCTCTGTCCGCCATGTTCCGATTGATGATGAAACTATTACTGTATTGAAAAAACTTCAGTATGAGCAAGCTAGGACGCTATTTCACCATGGAATAAAGAATGAGAAAAACTTTCTGTTCTATGATGTGGTTTATGGTGTTCCAACCAATACAGGTGTAAATAAGTATTTGCGGTTGGTGTTAAAGAAGCAGCAAATAAAGCCGTACAATCTGACGGCTACAGGTCTTCGCCACACTTACGCAAGTATTCTATTAGCTAAAGGTGTTGACATTTGGGTAGTAGCTACTGTTCTGGGACATAAGGACATCAAGCAGGTAACCGAAACTTATGGACACCTACTTAAAGAAAAGAAAGATAAGGAATACAACCTGATTAGAAGTCTTCTACAAGTATCATAG
- a CDS encoding DUF771 domain-containing protein: MEEIKVDISDITIKLPDTYCIVSQHEYDELIKQSSKGRYLSLSDVLELLSVSRPWLLENVLYKPAIRSKIDIEQNPNGGFVKYPSNQGERYLFLASKTKDFFEKNFYEIMVQ, encoded by the coding sequence ATGGAAGAAATTAAAGTTGATATTTCAGATATTACTATTAAACTCCCCGATACCTACTGTATCGTCTCCCAGCATGAGTATGATGAGCTTATCAAACAAAGTAGTAAAGGTCGCTATTTAAGTCTTTCAGATGTTTTAGAGCTGCTTTCAGTATCTCGACCTTGGTTACTTGAAAATGTCCTCTATAAACCTGCTATACGCTCTAAGATTGATATTGAGCAGAATCCAAATGGTGGATTTGTCAAATATCCGTCCAATCAAGGGGAGCGCTACCTCTTCTTAGCTAGTAAGACAAAAGATTTCTTTGAGAAAAATTTTTATGAAATTATGGTACAATAA
- a CDS encoding replication initiation factor domain-containing protein — MACKNEIETYLDNNSEHNPVIMTSVDEVTFVIKPTEDTVGEYPDNWYQIALSLAEAVAEKLSLPVLFGDYLPLERPPAGYTDGFTFQRFPYYFAIAWHKINFTMGIVIKFSASALSHYKATYQDHYSEAVDVHNIAQLLDDDYYELRLSRIDLAVDYFNYSMSVNDLYQGLKDKRYIITNHKAHKNLSKVSAQEVNGQAQTIYIGSKKKNVNALLRIYNKYQEQLDNHQARYKHLTRYCDSWLRMEVSYKGTYSNQILALLLTIDTPQDLSKLIANKMIDKYCFYDTDTGADLPFTSDLLRGLGRFPALDSLNSRNNDLVATISYLMKGSGLFPLLKKIEEIWGTQARNHFIIRLVQEYEINYTPNPDVRLWLTKFGSELSKLNFKDFLEDAFQIFYQKNNITPKDSAKKQESDVADGDKR, encoded by the coding sequence ATGGCATGTAAAAACGAAATTGAAACTTATCTTGATAATAACAGCGAACACAACCCAGTCATTATGACAAGTGTAGATGAGGTAACGTTTGTTATCAAACCTACAGAAGATACTGTAGGAGAGTACCCAGATAATTGGTATCAAATTGCGTTATCACTCGCTGAAGCGGTAGCGGAAAAACTATCTTTACCCGTTTTATTTGGAGATTATCTCCCACTGGAAAGACCACCGGCAGGATATACAGACGGTTTTACCTTTCAGCGCTTTCCTTATTACTTTGCGATTGCGTGGCATAAAATCAACTTTACTATGGGGATTGTCATAAAATTTTCTGCTTCAGCCTTGTCTCACTATAAAGCTACCTATCAAGATCACTATAGTGAGGCTGTTGATGTTCATAATATTGCACAGCTGCTGGACGATGATTATTATGAGTTACGCCTTTCGCGCATTGACCTCGCTGTTGATTACTTTAACTACTCGATGTCTGTGAATGATCTTTACCAAGGTCTGAAAGATAAACGGTACATTATTACTAATCATAAGGCGCATAAGAATCTGTCAAAGGTTAGCGCTCAAGAAGTAAATGGTCAAGCGCAAACCATTTATATCGGTAGTAAGAAAAAGAACGTTAATGCTTTATTGCGTATTTACAACAAATATCAGGAGCAATTAGATAACCACCAAGCCCGCTATAAGCACTTGACCAGATATTGTGATTCTTGGCTTCGTATGGAAGTTTCTTATAAAGGGACATATAGCAATCAGATTCTTGCTTTATTGTTGACGATTGATACTCCTCAAGATTTAAGTAAGCTCATTGCCAATAAGATGATTGATAAGTATTGTTTTTACGATACCGATACTGGAGCTGATCTTCCATTTACCAGTGATCTACTCAGAGGTCTCGGTAGATTCCCAGCTCTAGATTCTCTAAACTCTCGCAACAATGACCTTGTAGCAACTATTTCTTACTTAATGAAAGGGAGCGGACTCTTCCCTCTCCTTAAGAAAATAGAAGAGATTTGGGGGACTCAGGCTCGAAATCATTTCATTATTAGGCTAGTCCAAGAATATGAAATCAATTACACGCCCAATCCAGATGTTCGGTTGTGGTTAACGAAATTTGGCAGCGAACTATCCAAGCTCAATTTCAAAGACTTCCTTGAAGACGCTTTCCAAATTTTTTATCAAAAAAACAACATCACTCCGAAAGATTCCGCCAAGAAGCAAGAGAGCGATGTTGCAGATGGAGATAAGCGGTAG
- a CDS encoding type IV secretory system conjugative DNA transfer family protein: protein MISRKRRHSDGIEAFLSKKALDLGIHSPVPLPLISPPHLACFGTSGSGKTYASKLLLAKISKHFNTCCVISDYKSDIDFEFLKDEDFCFRYREVGRWFDLGMQLLSNRQLGVDQLRIPIVLFQDEMAAYFTSLTKKERDERIHQLSQLLMLGRSFNIFVWISQQRPDTEYFGKSRDNIGSKIVLGKISKEVLNMVFPDDKEEVTVQNPRGIGYVTIDGRGTEQIVCPKYNVAKAEQAILQAVRRTAKYYSLQALLGEEDGAGEA from the coding sequence ATGATTTCTAGGAAAAGACGGCACTCCGACGGGATTGAGGCATTTCTCAGCAAAAAGGCTTTGGATTTGGGGATTCATTCCCCTGTCCCTTTGCCGTTGATTTCTCCACCACACTTGGCTTGCTTCGGTACGTCTGGGTCGGGAAAGACTTATGCAAGTAAGTTGTTGTTGGCTAAAATTTCAAAGCATTTTAACACATGCTGCGTCATCTCTGACTATAAAAGCGACATTGACTTTGAATTTTTGAAAGATGAAGACTTTTGTTTTCGATACCGAGAGGTAGGGAGATGGTTTGATTTAGGTATGCAGCTACTTTCTAATAGGCAATTAGGAGTTGATCAGTTGCGTATCCCGATTGTGCTCTTTCAGGACGAAATGGCTGCTTACTTTACTAGCTTAACCAAAAAAGAGCGTGATGAACGGATTCATCAACTTTCTCAGTTACTAATGCTAGGACGCTCATTTAATATTTTTGTTTGGATATCTCAGCAAAGACCTGATACAGAATATTTTGGTAAATCTCGGGACAATATTGGTAGCAAGATTGTACTTGGGAAAATAAGCAAAGAAGTCTTAAATATGGTCTTTCCTGATGATAAGGAAGAGGTTACAGTCCAAAATCCACGAGGTATAGGATATGTGACCATCGACGGGCGAGGCACAGAGCAGATTGTCTGTCCTAAGTATAACGTAGCTAAAGCTGAACAAGCTATATTACAGGCTGTCCGACGAACGGCAAAGTACTACTCTTTGCAGGCGCTGCTTGGCGAGGAAGACGGAGCGGGCGAAGCCTAG
- a CDS encoding LPXTG cell wall anchor domain-containing protein: MAKLLVEKAVELPKLQTAIKGYSAKLAELKETLAQQLADLKPLKATSAKATARYNKVKAEYDEVVRKETLARQKAEIERRGGTAVEVRDESGKVVEYKGIFPQSAPKKLSTPVVYRGLSVYKSAESQLPSTGTAENAMLPMICLALAGVGMMGLKKKEEEEE; the protein is encoded by the coding sequence TTGGCTAAACTCTTAGTAGAGAAGGCTGTAGAGCTTCCTAAGTTGCAGACGGCTATCAAGGGGTATTCTGCTAAGCTTGCGGAGTTGAAAGAAACCCTAGCTCAACAGCTAGCTGACCTTAAACCACTAAAAGCCACCTCTGCTAAAGCTACAGCTCGTTACAACAAGGTTAAGGCTGAGTACGACGAGGTTGTTCGTAAGGAAACCTTGGCTCGTCAGAAGGCTGAGATTGAGCGCCGTGGGGGTACTGCCGTTGAGGTACGTGACGAGTCTGGTAAGGTAGTTGAGTATAAGGGGATTTTTCCTCAATCAGCACCTAAGAAACTCTCTACACCTGTTGTCTACCGAGGCTTATCCGTTTACAAGTCAGCTGAAAGCCAACTCCCATCTACAGGAACAGCAGAAAACGCCATGCTTCCTATGATCTGTCTAGCCCTCGCAGGGGTCGGCATGATGGGACTGAAAAAGAAAGAGGAAGAGGAAGAATAA
- a CDS encoding putative holin-like toxin, whose protein sequence is MTVYEALSLMIGFATLIVMLMNNKKK, encoded by the coding sequence TTGACAGTTTATGAAGCATTATCTTTGATGATCGGCTTTGCCACTCTCATTGTAATGCTCATGAACAACAAAAAGAAATAG
- a CDS encoding Cna B-type domain-containing protein has protein sequence MKRISQTIARFFSVAFVLLFSLFSSSQSARANTVDDVITSVNVYNQKGEELTDDLSPWEKFQIDANFAFNYGKVQPGDTTTIGLPAEFALEGADFEVKDDDGNLVATAVVDASSKQLTLTYTDYVLTRSHIEGKVHLLARVDHTVARDKGSIPLKLIVGKKIVEYGKIDYKGLPGQATPYTFIKYGWNNADNIKSITYSLNINQQNQELDNVVISDTLGFNTGEIDLNSFQILKGSWVVDPADNSYRLSQQREDVTANYTINLAADKRSFTINMGHIGANEGFYVRYRVNFPTVPTDGTVFPNEAIMRADNIEEQKSSVAVRYQRANGYAHGDVYGVQVTKKDEAGKALAGAEFTLYDEDGVTIVQKATSDANGIASFSNLIKEHYLIKETKAPEGYQLSDEEIQVNAAQLKNYGSGIIYKDFTNRKALITASGTKTWNDDNDKDGKRPDKITVRLYANGTEVAHKEVGPNDKGEWKYEFTDLPATGEDGKDIVYSVTEDRVYGYTATVDGMNITNTPVPGVPQPPKPSSDNSSKSSSSSSSSSSSSSSSSTTSSSSSTTGSTVVIIESDNGTGGENASNVGTKKVLPKAGENASWIMIAAGVALVGLVGFIVFRAKKK, from the coding sequence ATGAAAAGAATATCTCAGACTATTGCGCGCTTTTTCTCAGTAGCCTTTGTGCTCCTCTTTAGCCTGTTCTCTAGCAGTCAATCTGCCAGAGCTAACACGGTAGACGATGTTATCACGTCAGTAAATGTTTACAATCAAAAGGGTGAAGAACTGACTGACGACCTTTCCCCTTGGGAAAAATTCCAAATTGACGCAAACTTTGCCTTTAATTATGGCAAGGTTCAGCCAGGAGATACTACGACCATTGGACTTCCTGCTGAATTTGCCTTGGAGGGAGCTGATTTTGAAGTCAAAGATGATGACGGCAATCTCGTAGCGACAGCTGTGGTTGATGCAAGCTCTAAACAGCTTACACTGACCTATACAGACTATGTCCTGACTCGCTCTCATATTGAAGGGAAAGTCCATCTCTTAGCTCGCGTTGATCATACAGTAGCCAGAGATAAAGGCTCTATTCCTCTGAAACTTATCGTTGGCAAGAAGATTGTTGAGTATGGGAAAATTGACTACAAAGGTCTTCCTGGCCAAGCAACTCCTTATACTTTCATAAAATATGGCTGGAATAATGCGGATAATATCAAGAGCATTACTTACAGCCTGAATATCAACCAACAAAATCAAGAATTGGATAATGTTGTTATTTCAGATACTCTGGGCTTTAATACCGGAGAAATTGATCTCAACAGCTTCCAAATTCTTAAAGGCTCATGGGTTGTTGACCCGGCTGATAACTCTTACCGACTAAGCCAGCAACGCGAGGATGTGACAGCAAATTATACGATTAATCTTGCTGCTGACAAGCGTTCCTTTACCATTAACATGGGGCATATTGGTGCCAATGAAGGCTTCTATGTTCGCTATCGTGTCAACTTCCCTACAGTTCCGACTGATGGAACAGTCTTCCCGAACGAAGCAATCATGCGAGCAGATAATATCGAAGAGCAAAAATCTTCAGTTGCTGTCCGCTACCAACGTGCAAACGGCTATGCACATGGGGATGTCTACGGTGTGCAGGTGACTAAAAAAGACGAAGCTGGTAAAGCCCTAGCAGGTGCTGAATTCACATTATACGATGAAGATGGTGTGACAATTGTTCAAAAAGCAACCAGTGATGCTAACGGGATTGCTTCTTTCAGCAACTTGATTAAGGAGCATTATCTGATTAAGGAAACCAAGGCACCAGAAGGTTACCAACTGTCAGATGAAGAGATTCAGGTTAATGCCGCTCAGCTCAAAAATTATGGTTCTGGTATTATTTACAAAGACTTTACCAACCGTAAGGCATTGATTACCGCTTCAGGTACCAAGACTTGGAATGATGACAACGATAAAGATGGCAAACGTCCAGACAAGATTACCGTTCGTCTCTATGCAAATGGCACTGAAGTTGCTCATAAAGAAGTTGGTCCGAATGATAAGGGTGAGTGGAAGTATGAGTTCACTGACTTGCCAGCGACTGGTGAAGATGGAAAAGATATTGTCTACTCAGTTACTGAAGACCGTGTTTATGGTTATACAGCTACTGTTGATGGTATGAACATTACCAATACACCAGTTCCAGGAGTTCCGCAACCGCCGAAACCTAGCTCGGACAATAGCTCTAAGAGCAGCAGTAGTAGTTCTAGCTCTAGCTCTAGCTCAAGTAGCAGTAGCACGACTTCTAGCTCAAGCAGCACTACAGGAAGCACTGTTGTGATTATCGAATCAGACAATGGTACTGGCGGAGAAAATGCCTCTAATGTTGGAACCAAGAAAGTTCTCCCTAAAGCGGGTGAGAATGCTAGCTGGATCATGATTGCTGCTGGGGTAGCTCTAGTAGGCTTGGTAGGCTTCATTGTCTTCCGTGCGAAGAAGAAATAA
- the groL gene encoding chaperonin GroEL (60 kDa chaperone family; promotes refolding of misfolded polypeptides especially under stressful conditions; forms two stacked rings of heptamers to form a barrel-shaped 14mer; ends can be capped by GroES; misfolded proteins enter the barrel where they are refolded when GroES binds) gives MAKDIKFSADARSSMVRGVDILANTVKVTLGPKGRNVVLEKSFGSPLITNDGVTIAKEIELEDHFENMGAKLVSEVASKTNDIAGDGTTTATVLTQAIVREGIKNVTAGANPIGIRRGIEAAVATAVEALKSNSVPVSNKEAIAQVAAVSSRSEKVGEYISEAMEKVGNDGVITIEESKGMETELDVVEGMQFDRGYLSQYMVTDNEKMVAELDNPYILITDKKISNIQEILPLLENILKTNRPLLIVADDVDGEALPTLVLNKIRGTFNVVAVKAPGFGDRRKAMLEDIAILTGGTVITDDLGLELKDATIEALGQASKVTVDKDSTVIVEGSGNPEAIANRVAVIKSQIESSTSEFDREKLQERLAKLSGGVAVIKVGAATETELKEMKLRIEDALNATRAAVEEGIVSGGGTAYINVLDAVAGLELAGDEGTGRNIVLRALEEPVRQIALNAGFEGSIVIDRLKNSEVGTGFNAATGEWVNMIEAGIIDPVKVTRSALQNAASVASLILTTEAVVANQPEPASPAPAMDPGMMGGMM, from the coding sequence ATGGCAAAAGATATTAAATTTTCAGCAGATGCAAGAAGCAGCATGGTTCGTGGAGTTGACATCTTGGCAAATACTGTCAAGGTGACTTTGGGTCCTAAAGGCCGCAATGTCGTTTTGGAAAAATCCTTTGGCTCACCCCTTATCACCAATGACGGTGTAACCATTGCCAAGGAAATCGAACTGGAAGACCATTTTGAAAATATGGGCGCTAAGTTGGTGTCAGAAGTTGCTTCAAAGACTAACGATATCGCTGGTGACGGAACAACAACAGCAACTGTTTTGACACAGGCTATCGTCCGCGAAGGGATTAAAAATGTTACAGCTGGTGCTAATCCAATCGGTATCCGCCGTGGGATTGAAGCAGCCGTTGCGACAGCTGTTGAAGCTCTGAAATCTAACTCAGTACCAGTTTCCAACAAGGAAGCTATTGCTCAGGTTGCTGCCGTTTCTTCTCGCAGCGAGAAAGTCGGCGAGTACATCTCTGAAGCTATGGAAAAAGTTGGCAATGATGGCGTTATTACCATTGAAGAGTCCAAAGGAATGGAAACTGAGCTGGATGTAGTTGAGGGAATGCAGTTTGACCGTGGCTACTTGTCTCAGTATATGGTAACTGACAATGAAAAAATGGTAGCCGAACTGGACAATCCTTACATCTTGATTACTGACAAGAAAATTTCTAACATTCAGGAGATTCTGCCATTATTGGAAAACATCTTGAAAACCAATCGTCCGCTCTTGATTGTTGCAGATGATGTGGACGGTGAAGCTCTGCCAACACTTGTTCTTAACAAGATTCGCGGGACCTTTAATGTCGTAGCTGTTAAGGCACCAGGCTTTGGTGATCGTCGTAAGGCTATGTTGGAAGACATCGCTATTTTGACAGGCGGTACAGTGATTACAGATGATCTTGGCCTAGAGCTCAAAGACGCTACGATTGAAGCACTTGGACAAGCTTCTAAAGTCACTGTTGATAAAGACAGCACTGTGATTGTAGAAGGTTCTGGTAATCCTGAAGCCATTGCTAACCGTGTGGCAGTCATTAAATCACAGATTGAAAGCAGCACTTCTGAGTTTGACCGTGAAAAACTGCAAGAACGTCTGGCTAAATTGTCCGGTGGTGTAGCTGTGATTAAGGTCGGAGCTGCAACCGAAACAGAACTTAAAGAAATGAAACTCCGCATAGAAGATGCCCTTAACGCAACCCGTGCAGCGGTAGAAGAAGGAATCGTCTCAGGTGGTGGTACGGCCTATATCAACGTACTGGACGCTGTTGCAGGTCTTGAGTTGGCAGGGGATGAAGGGACTGGACGTAACATTGTTCTTCGCGCCTTGGAAGAGCCTGTTCGTCAAATCGCTCTGAATGCAGGCTTTGAAGGTTCAATCGTCATTGACCGTCTGAAAAACTCTGAAGTTGGTACAGGCTTTAATGCCGCGACTGGCGAATGGGTTAACATGATTGAGGCTGGCATCATTGACCCAGTTAAGGTGACTCGTTCAGCCTTGCAAAATGCCGCTTCTGTTGCCAGTCTTATCTTGACAACCGAAGCAGTTGTGGCTAATCAACCAGAACCAGCAAGCCCAGCTCCAGCTATGGATCCAGGCATGATGGGCGGTATGATGTAG